Sequence from the Rutidosis leptorrhynchoides isolate AG116_Rl617_1_P2 chromosome 3, CSIRO_AGI_Rlap_v1, whole genome shotgun sequence genome:
ATATCCACAATCTAAATTACTACATTCACCAAACATTACATTACAACATATTAGTGCATAATTTATAAGGGATGAAGTAATTAAGATGGTCCAAGATAACAAACATTGGTGCAAGGATCTCAAACCCCATACTGAGTATTCCTTGAATTACAAAAATTACAACCATTAAATCAATGTCAACGCGCGCCACTTATGAGCGTAAACCCTACTTATGGCAATTGCATTACAAATTATACAGAGTGTCTTTCTTACCTCTCTTTCTCTTTGAAACTGAAATATAATAAAAACAGTATTTCAACACTCAAAAGAGTGAAAATACACAACTTTATTAAACCTTCCAAACAACCACTCACTTCTTCAACAAAGCACTACATTGTGCCATTATCTTCGACGCCCTTGTAATCGCATCAGTCATATAAAAGTTATCAATCGTAACACCAAATGGCGTCGCACTTACCTTACCAGAGCTCTCCGGTTTCACCGATGTAGTAAACGTAGCAGGTTCTCTCTCATCAACATTCACAAGATTCGGTGCAACAGTTTTAATTCGTGACCGAACACCACTTATGGTATCATATGGCAGCCTCACACCAGAAACTTCCGAAACTGCCCTTATGATCTTCCAGTCTTCTCTAGCATCACCCACAGTCGGGACAGCTGGCACCGTTTGTTGCGCACATCCTTCCGTATTTTCATACGTCCCTTCTTTTTCACTAAACGCTGCTGACGGAAGTATAACATTAGCCCTGTACACACCTTTATCGCCATGGTGTCCCTGATACACAACGAACGCATCCTTCGGGAGCTTATCCAGGTTTACATCATCAGCACCCATTAAGTACAAAAACTTGGCCGATTCAATGCTGTTATCAGATTCAGGCACTAGTCCAAGGTCCAGGGCGGCAGCTTGAGCGGCATTGAGGAGTAAAACGTTGATCCCGTTCCAGTCAGGTCTGACTAGGTTTTCGTTCTTGGCAGCGATTGATTGAACAAGTGAGAAAATGGCGTCTTTATCTTCACGTTCGAAGATTCCGGCACCGATTATGATGGCGGGGTTTTTGGCGGTCGAAAGTGCTGAACTGAAGGCGTGGCGACCCTCGGCTATCTCGACTAGAGTTTCAGGACCTGTGCCAAGATGCTGGTGTTCGTAGTTGAAATCGGCAGGTGCACCAATATAGCCAACTTTAGCTTGGGTGGCTCGAATCGTTTTGCGAATTCTTGCATTAACCATAGCAGCTTCCACCCTTGGCTGCCAAATTAAAACATAAAACCTAAGCTTGGTATTTAATAACACATCTACTTGACGATAAAGTTGGTAAACAAGAGGATCCGGTAGCAAGTTAAAAACGCCAGCACTATTTCAATTCTTTTGTGTTTGATTTGCATAATTAAGGTATAGAACAAGGTTGAAAAAATCGATATTGGGGAGTACTCGGTCAGGAATTTTTAGGAAATACTCGAATGTTGACTTAATATGACTTTTGACCAAATTTGAACGAGTTTTGAACAATTTTGActgattttccgagtaatcccAAGCTTTGGCGCAGTTTTGAACGATTTAACGAGTAATCAAGAGTTACAGCagaatttgaccaagtttgaccataTTTGATTGGGTTTGACTAAGTTTTGACCAAGTACTTGCCGAGTACTCCCCGAGCTGCAAAAACCGAGTACTCGCCGAGTAATTCTGGGTTCTCgtaatgaatatgaattatcaaaattATATGGTTAAAAAAAGCTGATTCTAAAAAAACGATTTAGGCTATTGCACACATTTGAATAAACGTTACGAGACATTTGACCCATTCTCAGTGAACAAAACCCGAATTTAATTATTTTGATATAATGGGTTGAAATTACGAGCTCTAATTAACAGCTTCAGTACAAGGATTTAAAGAATGTTTACCTGGGTACCGACTAGAAGAAAACAATCGGCCTTTTCCAATCCACTGATACCGCTATTTAAAAGATATCCAGAACGCAGATCTGCATTAACATTCTTACCGTTTCCTTCACACCACACATTGTTTGACCCCATTTTGTTCAAGAAATCTTTAAGTAACATCATAGATTCTGCATCACTTAATTTACCAGCAACACCAACAATTTCCTCAGGTTTAACTTGGTTGATTACTTCAGCCACCACAGCAAGAGCATCCCGCCAGCTCACAGGCTGAAACCGCCCGTCAGCACCACGAATCATCGGGTCATTCAGTCTCTGTCTCTTCAAACCGTCATAACAGAAACGTGTTTTGTCTGATATCCATTCCTCATTGATGTCCTTTCAAGTCAAACACAAGCTCATAACTCATTTGCAAAACACTTTTTTGTAGTTCACGTTAAATTACCTCATTTACAGTGGCGGAACTGGAGTCCGACTACGACTACAGAGGGGGTGCACTAGTGGCGGGATAAACACTAagaaaaccttattttttagttttttttagtgtacatttaaaaaaaaattccAAGTGGGGTGGATACCCCCTTTGGGGTGCACTATAATACGCCACTGCTCATTTATTTATGGGATAATATATTGAGAGGACACCAAAGTTTATCTATTTGGGTTTGTAGGCCATTCATATTTAAAAACGATTTTGTAGGTCACCAAAATTTATATATTGATCAACTTATGCCAAATTCAGATAAAAACTCATCGGATAATGTAAGTACAAACGAATTTGTTGATTAACACTATctctatttaagtttttttttagaaaaacgtGTGTTTGCATCTCCTCTACACACTAAACAAAAAACTTTTAGTCAAATTTGATTTGTATGAAACAAAATATAAATTTGAGTGGCCTACAAACACAAAATAATATACTTGGGAGGCCTACAAACACAAAATAATATACTTGGGCAGCCTCCTTTTTTTTAGAACGGCAATATCggcatcgaatcctctcatttgccactcacgcacccgttaggaagaaactcctTGCATCTATCGCGCAAATCGTACCcggaatgctttaggttaactgcttggcccgcacagagtgaaggataccagaggcacaacctttggagaacccccccccccccccccccaaatttTTTCAAGGATACATGCTCACAAACAACTTGGGCGGCCTCCTGATGTATAATATCTTTATTAAAGTACCTCATTTAAGCGTGGGAGAATGCGCATGACTTCTGGGCCCCGGCTATCGATACGGATGTTGGAACCAACAGCATCAGTAACATCAATGGTCTCGGTTCCTTTTAATTCCCAATTTCTAGCTTTAAACGCAAACGGTTTAGAAGTGAGTGCGCCAACAGGGCAGATATCGATTACGTTTCCCGAAAGTTCACTGGTCATGAGTTTTTCAACGTACGTGCCAATTTCTTCACCACTTCCACGGCCCAACATGCCGAGATCTTGAACTCCGGCTATCTCGGTTGCAAACCGCACGCATCTGGTGCATTGGATGCATCGGGTCATGACGGTTTTGACCAGCGGACCGAGATTTTTATCGACGACGGATCTTTTGGTTTCGGTAAAACGACCTCGATCAGATCCAAAGGCCATGGATTGATCTTGTAGGTCACATTCTCCACCTTGATCACAGATTGGGCAATCAAGGGGATGGTTCATTAGAAGAAACTCCATCACTCCTTCACGTGCCTTTTTAGCTATTGGTGTATCAGTCTTGATTTTCATCCCTATAAACAAAAGAAGTCATATTTGTCAAAAACAGAATCGCAATATCTTAACAGAATAACAGGCGGGTTTCAAATTATACACAATTCTTTTACATATATCAAGTTTAGTACTTTACTCAAGTATTTGCTGTCTAAGGTTTATCCACTTTACTTTACAATGTtagtatatataatcatatatcatATAATACACTAAAATGTTAGCGTATTAATCCTCGGGTTCAAACCGATTTTAGCAAACTTTTAGATGTTAACGAACAGATCATAGCAAAGATAGCACATAGTAGTTTCAAGTTTTGGTGTCGTTTTATTATTCATTGGAGGAGTATATGTGGCTAATGCACGATTTTGTGCATCAGTTCATGTGTACACTTGTCCATAAGTTTATTGAGATTGAATCCCCTTCATTGCTTGTTGAGTTAAACTTAATCGAAAGACAAAATGCATACATAACAGCAGGGTTTCACTTGAACACCTGCTTGTTACTCTAGCAAACAAATGAGTTTTCACTCACTACTGTTAAAGTAGTCAACAAAGACCATAATATTAAATATTTTtccataaaagaaaaaaaaaaaaattgaacttcgAAACCTCTTCTGTCTTGGTACAACCATATTTTGTTAGACATAACATTGTATTCATTACAAATAATAAATGATTTTTTCAGATATTTGAACATGAATTATATCCACAAGTTTTCTTTAATTTGCAGTTATTAAATCACTTCGGATACTTCATCAACTAATACAcgtataaaactaattatatcatCACAAAAATCACacaaattattaatattttaaaacaAATTAATTTCAAACCTAACCTGGAAGTGCAGGCATTGCACAAGAAGCGACAGGTTTGGGTGATTTTTCAACCTCAACAAGACACATCCGACAATTACCGGCAATAGAGAGACGATCATGATAACAAAACCGGGGGATATCAACTCCGGCGACGGTACACGCCTGCAAAACAGTCATACCTTTTGGGATCTTAACTGGATATCCATCAACAAATACCTCGATGACGTCATCGGGGTTAGGGAAATGAACCCTAGCTCCGGCAACAGGTGTACGTTTCGGGAGATCGGGTTCTGGCACAGGCGTCTCAGCTACGGCTTCCGGTTTGTTGAGCTCCGGTGTTGAAACGATGGTTCGGATTAGTGTTTTTCCAGGATTGGTTGATGAAAAAACCCTAGATCGAAGGGTtctggaagctattaaacctaaTCCCATTTGACTTTTAGATTTGTGTCCAGATATCTGAAGATTTGTGTTGAACTAGGGGAAGTGGAGTTGTGGCGATTATTTGGGCGAAGAAATGGGGTAGGGCGTGTGTCTACGTTGTACACTATACTGCTATACATACCGGGGTCGGGTGAAACTAAccgttcatatcactataaacgcaATATAAACGCGGTAAGTTATTCATTATTCATTggtctcatagcgaggtatttgacctctatataatacgttttagaaattattgcattcgtttcataaaaattacaccattattatacataatgcatgttttaaacaagtgaacgattatttaagaaataatccccataatacatcggtttccaaatactacacacgtgacataaaagttgaatataatacatgacgaaggttttattgaatgcaacacttcatttaaacaaaaatatgagactccatgcacagcttgctcagatattgcaagagcggaagactttcttaaggacctgagaataaacatgcttaaacagtcaacacaaaggttggtgagatagataggtttagcatcgatataaatatagaccacaagatttcatagttataaatatatgtacactcgcaagtgtataaaagtattctataagttgttgagcgcttcggtaaccatacttaaccataaatgtagcatattccctttattatgaaatctccctacactgtaccaagtgtagtaaaaatgaagtactatgaaaccgtttacgatactagagcgactagcccagttggggttgtcaaacccgatagatctatcaataggattcgcgcttacatgttcttacaacatgtaaatattagttaccaagctattagggaagatatgcaaagtggtacaactcaacgtagaatatattttaagtacttgtgtccatggcgtaaaacataaactgcatgtattctcatcccaaaatatttttagagtttaaaaatgggactatatactcacagttctaaaagtatattaataatgagttttcaacttattaaaaatgtgaccgtcgtccttggattcacgaacctataacaataataacgattcagataataatacgacatatgaataaaataaagcaagttcatagaatacttatataataatttttaacattttatgttagtagtctattgttagtagtccaaaatagtacgAAAAgttcaacagtccaataatcggtgtatatatatatatatatatatatatatatatatatatatatatatatatatatatatatatatatatatatatatatatatatatataatatcttagaattaccccacgacgtattgtatacgtattgtctttgcatcaacccagagacgtattgtatacgtattgtcttagaattaactaagacgtattgtgtacgtattgtcttaggatttatcaaaacgtattgtatacttattgtgttaggacgtaccaagaatattattatacatatatacaatcacagaattaaccaagattataatattttattatactactgataacatgtccaaatatatataggatataggaaaagttaacaaggatatggttaatatagtttttataatataaatttcgtccatacaacgttaactttagcagattttgttttgctcgccaaatattcattacaactccgtttaaagtgaatcaaattgctatggattcattaagaattaaattttacaaaaccaattcaaaaagttcatcccaagtagtaatttttagagctttaccctctttttgtgtcggtggacagatttgaaaaaatcccggcatccacccaatatatgatttttgataaaatacttccactttgtctaaaatcatgaaaaaaatactggaagtcttatttacatatattaacatattttcaaagtcttagcctctaacacaaagtctaagataggtttttaattctcaacccaaaacagtccgctttttaccgaatggagattaaaggatatatgttaagtttcaaggtgttcttcatatgtacaagttataagttcttatattaacttaatataacatcataatacatataaataattgttattagagttaagttagaaagattagattagtttttcaaacaagcttggtgttcaccaaaataagttctagtttttacaagttttataagtataataagatagcaactatacaaggaattgaacaaggattttgagaagtattttaccttgattatgaagagaaaagttgctgagattaaagtataatatgagagcattcaagtgtgtgtttttagtttaagaaaatgtggagtaaaatgagttaaaatggtccttatttataagcttataattttagcttttagtaaaaatatctaagataagttaaattgtattaagttatgcatgacatattaaattgattaggtcatggatgacatattacacaaataattgcagatttctattggtatataccaatagtaaatacttctagaagttgtgtataatacgggtaaaaataccgtaagaatgtgagtagaattcttgagaaaattgaacggaaatacgagtatagctatcctttatatgtattggtatattataaagtgtattcaatacttgtaaggatgtatttacactcgtaatacattatatgtaaatacattttaacataagttaattacgtcgtttaaatagtaatatatatattgtttgaaaactctttaaattagtagtatgaaaatatatatataatactttgttaatatacttaatgagatatttaattatcatattttcaagttaaatatatataaatccatatatatacacaataattaaacaattaaacaattaaatcaagttatgacgttcgtgaatcgtcggaataaaaggatgaccaaaagcttgtgtaaaactcttttcggaggttcaagatttattaaaattcattgcttatcaagttggaattatataaagattaagtttaaatttggtcggaaatttccgggtcgtcacagtacctacccgttaaagaaatttcgtcccgaaatttgatcgaggtcgtcatggctaacaataagaatgttattatgacgaatataagttgattcataggttttatcatgattgagaaatatggataaaataattcaattactcgaaacgtatgagtgaagctatcgtaaaagagtgaaatgagaaaatagggattcgtcttatcttttgatgtcatcacagttgatctccggattaaagaaaatctttgtaatctatataagatttgattcttcggcgattaaggaaattatgatcctcttcgatttaatgcaataatctgtctcgatttctctgtcggatattttactataaatcaacctcctacgtttccttatttccacatttaccatcttttatactttcttcctttcttcgtacttccaaaacattcgtcaatatgctccatccagttttaattcttgatatattcttgactatcacatctgtcattcttctttttcatcttccaccggaggaatccgttaatttctactatgctcttgggtttatagtgttcttagttttcccgtgtctttatattgctatacgcatcgatatacacggtttgtaattcctgcgttgtcttcgtgcttatattttttgcttatattttggagtttcatgcttccgtcttcttttcccgacttcaagtcaagcgaataatggtctagaattcatagatatgaaatttggaatgaacatagcctctaagagagaaattgtaatagcacaatttgacttgtgaaattaccagaatccaaaggaaaagatagaactatcaatagaatatgttcttgatatgtttagagattagatttaatgtaagagtcatgtaacatggcacatgatgatgttatggtctgtgaatcattacgttctatttagaaactcagcatgacttactgtaatataatcacgttgatcaagtgtcattatattatactaactgtgacgatcgctctaaatccacttggatgaacacgtcattcatcgatttcattgcgaggtatttgacctctatatgatacgttttgtaaacatttcattcttttgaaaaggcacaccataaatgaatatttaaatcaaaggttttcgacatctgatgatttctacatatagacaatcaccgtaatataataatttacaataatacttccgttgacaatgcagtcaaaataagatacatggtgatgatttggtgaatgcaacgtttccttgaaaaatatgccatgtatgactccatgcacatagcttgtctaacatataagcaaacagcggaagacttctagggaacctgagaataaacatgctaacaagtgtcaacacaaaggttggtgagttcatagttttaatgttgcgcataatctgtatataaaggtggatcacaagatttcagttgttcaatccagaaacgtttatcaaaatattctacgaaattgaacaccctggtaactaaacttaacgtatatataatttgtaccctttgtataatcatcttaataatacacgcaaaccaacgtgtacgcttctcaaatagtatacgtccgttaaaaggctagtgctctagctcggacggggatatcaagccctatggatccatatactactactcgcgcccaccagttcttataactggcagttactagttaccaaagctaagggattttcggttcaaactcagtgtagaatttagtatgtacttgtatccattgcgtttaaaataaagtgcatgcattctcagcccaaaaatatatattgcaaaagcatttaaaaagggagcaaatgaaactcaccttagcagcatacaaagtcgttcaccaaaatgtgatcgaaactcggattacaaaataaccgtagatctcaacctagagaacatatgttggtcaataaatgtctatcaagctaggtcaggtcatagtgtatcacaatcctaatgctcgagatcgacatacaaaagttatccaaagtcgtttcaaaaagtcaattttgaccgttgtttaacaaaacgagacgtaccttatataaggattcatttactcggttggtaatattcaaaaatccaatttatcaatctcgtaaacaagttgtttaaatcttaattgcagattcaaaagcaatttcaattaacgtcaatcataattcagttgatcatatcttttaatccgttcatcgaatttattcgatatctaaatgaaaagttattgatttttcgccaactttccaaaaacatttatatcatataccttttaccagtaatatatgtatttaattcgtgattcattataaactgtttaacgacgaaatttagcatataagcatatataaatatatatactcgtgcactagacatggatacacaattaatgtataaaagataaaatatgagtgcttacgtatcaatattgagattcaatattgtagaaaagtacgtagacgcaacagagatgataaacactagatttgattcacgctctatcccgctcaaaaacccataatttccttagctctatcccgctcaaaaacccattttgaaggtgacacgctcataacctcgtcgtagtattttaggtatatatactactaataataatattataataagattaataataataataatattaatcttaataataataataataataataataataataataataatataaaaaaaaataataataataataataataataatataaaaataataatacggaggaatgaatcgagcttttatagtatgtggcctgcaacagtacctcatgcgatcgcatgagttttcagtgtttttgccatgcgatcgcatggccgccttatccgttttgtttgctagttcgccgacatcaaatagtgactgtagcaaatagtgttttactgtagcaaatagtgttactgtagcaaacagCATTTGCTGTAGCAaacagtgtttactgtagcaaatagtgtttactgtagcaaatagttttcactgtagcaaagtacggtttcactgtagcaaagtacgggtttactgtagcaaatagtgttttactgtagcaaatagtgttttactgtaggaaagtcgtttttacttgtatatatatatatatatacatacatataattgttcatgaatcgtcgagagcagtcaaatgtaatgaaacagttctaaaattttgagattcaacttcatagactttgcttatcgtgtcggaaacgttaaatcatttaaagataaagtttaaatttggtcaaaaatttccgggttgtcacactaactcatgcttcagttcccaacattacttcaaaaacattcatactttacactcagaggtttcagatatttagaaactaaaatagttttctttatgatgtgatacagataacgcgaaggaataaatgatttcagataagaatgcttatgaaaatatcttcagaaatatgaaggatatttataatggaagatacgatgatatcttagaatatttatgtaagaccctaatcttcattgtacatcaGGATATATATGGTACATAGCGTGTGGGTGAAGTTGTGTAATcaaacagaagtcagaagctgagctgggctaggtgcgctcagcgcacacctaatggtGCGCACCGTGCACTGTTCACTGTAGCCGGATccagctcttttattcagatattttgatggcctttttggtaatttcacttgtggacgagttaaaggccagttggtcagtttttggagtatcattaactccattatcaacaaccttatccccttcacttaaattttagagagagagtgtgattcttgagtgagaaagcttaaatccaagaggaagaagttgttctcggaccaaagtgcgggtattaaagttgttcatctcctctctagctacgttttggttgtagtggtatgttctaacttggatttccttactttgatttatgtatgggttagggtttgggtaaatgacgaacataaaactcatatttggtgattttgggtgttcttgggtaagatggagtcatgaagactcaatggtaactaacctagggttttaaagtgttaattgatgtttatgagttataattggttagttaatcactagcacacctagttaattagtaaatgggtgttagatgggttagtagataacccgaaatgggtgtgttgactttaaattagtcaaagggctaatgattgacctaattaggaaatatgggtatgaaataccctaattat
This genomic interval carries:
- the LOC139901455 gene encoding NADH dehydrogenase [ubiquinone] iron-sulfur protein 1, mitochondrial-like, whose protein sequence is MGLGLIASRTLRSRVFSSTNPGKTLIRTIVSTPELNKPEAVAETPVPEPDLPKRTPVAGARVHFPNPDDVIEVFVDGYPVKIPKGMTVLQACTVAGVDIPRFCYHDRLSIAGNCRMCLVEVEKSPKPVASCAMPALPGMKIKTDTPIAKKAREGVMEFLLMNHPLDCPICDQGGECDLQDQSMAFGSDRGRFTETKRSVVDKNLGPLVKTVMTRCIQCTRCVRFATEIAGVQDLGMLGRGSGEEIGTYVEKLMTSELSGNVIDICPVGALTSKPFAFKARNWELKGTETIDVTDAVGSNIRIDSRGPEVMRILPRLNEDINEEWISDKTRFCYDGLKRQRLNDPMIRGADGRFQPVSWRDALAVVAEVINQVKPEEIVGVAGKLSDAESMMLLKDFLNKMGSNNVWCEGNGKNVNADLRSGYLLNSGISGLEKADCFLLVGTQPRVEAAMVNARIRKTIRATQAKVGYIGAPADFNYEHQHLGTGPETLVEIAEGRHAFSSALSTAKNPAIIIGAGIFEREDKDAIFSLVQSIAAKNENLVRPDWNGINVLLLNAAQAAALDLGLVPESDNSIESAKFLYLMGADDVNLDKLPKDAFVVYQGHHGDKGVYRANVILPSAAFSEKEGTYENTEGCAQQTVPAVPTVGDAREDWKIIRAVSEVSGVRLPYDTISGVRSRIKTVAPNLVNVDEREPATFTTSVKPESSGKVSATPFGVTIDNFYMTDAITRASKIMAQCSALLKK